The following are encoded together in the Hoplias malabaricus isolate fHopMal1 chromosome 3, fHopMal1.hap1, whole genome shotgun sequence genome:
- the LOC136692018 gene encoding kelch repeat and BTB domain-containing protein 13, with the protein MVILHQERQAGGVMEPSISLELDRSPVAQLEESGLGEGEGPTDSLRVRVEGSVFTVDRALLSLNSEYFRGLFRSGMRDSYQDELHLQGGLKARGFLIAMAVSRGERPIISDPEEIVEAAECAAFLQVDALIQYLIDILDTDNCFLLYHTAAVFGLWRLFRSAAMFIRDAFQDLREAADFLPEEMLCYVESLSPASFIAMATHAPSMKILQDAFRTVWFLNEEQADWRYLTDLPTDASTSMAGVAVVDNQLYVVGGVRGISKETVDFSFCYNVESNTWSVFDGPQQPRYNFTLVGHERCLYAFGGEYDKRILSSSEVCDISTHEWSFVRHAPRPVAGAASAVARRRIFMCFWKPPDTTDIYEYVPVKDEWILTTTMIRPQSYGHCMVAHGDKLYVMRNGPCDDFLRCLMDCYNITTGQWTSMPGHYVNSRGALFTAMVRGDSAFTVNRNLTLEYWICGDKWKPHKQMTGFPKSGSLWTCLLRLPRVTDREDINSTDEPIETGDYENTDENVEINT; encoded by the coding sequence ATGGTTATACTACATCAGGAGAGGCAAGCTGGAGGTGTTATGGAGCCTAGCATCAGCCTGGAGCTAGACAGGAGTCCAGTGGCCCAGTTGGAAGAGTCTGGATTGGGAGAGGGAGAAGGCCCAACAGATTCCTTGAGAGTGCGAGTGGAAGGTAGTGTGTTTACTGTAGATAGAGCCTTGTTAAGCCTGAATTCAGAGTATTTTCGTGGTCTGTTTCGCTCTGGCATGAGGGACAGTTATCAGGATGAGCTCCATTTGCAGGGTGGTCTGAAGGCCAGGGGGTTCCTTATCGCTATGGCAGTCTCCAGAGGTGAACGGCCAATTATCAGTGACCCTGAGGAGATTgtggaagctgcagaatgtgcTGCTTTTCTTCAAGTGGATGCCTTGATCCAGTATCTTATAGATATCCTGGACACAGACAACTGCTTTCTTCTCTACCATACAGCTGCCGTGTTTGGCTTGTGGAGGCTGTTTCGCAGTGCGGCCATGTTCATTCGTGATGCCTTCCAAGACCTACGGGAAGCAGCAGACTTTCTTCCAGAGGAGATGCTCTGCTACGTAGAGTCCCTCTCACCTGCTTCTTTCATTGCTATGGCCACTCATGCGCCTTCCATGAAGATACTGCAAGATGCCTTCCGAACAGTGTGGTTCTTGAACGAGGAGCAAGCAGACTGGAGGTACTTGACTGACCTACCCACAGATGCCAGCACTTCCATGGCAGGAGTTGCTGTGGTGGACAACCAGCTGTATGTGGTGGGAGGAGTACGAGGGATCAGCAAGGAGACGGTTGACTTTAGCTTTTGCTACAATGTAGAGAGCAACACCTGGAGTGTGTTTGATGGGCCTCAGCAGCCCAGGTATAACTTCACCCTTGTGGGTCATGAAAGATGTTTGTATGCCTTTGGTGGGGAGTATGACAAGAGGATATTATCTTCCTCAGAAGTGTGTGATATATCCACCCATGAGTGGAGTTTTGTGAGGCACGCACCACGTCCAGTGGCAGGGGCAGCCAGCGCAGTGGCACGGAGAAGGATTTTCATGTGTTTCTGGAAGCCTCCTGACACTACAGATATCTATGAATACGTTCCTGTTAAGGATGAATGGATCCTGACCACCACTATGATACGGCCTCAGAGTTATGGCCACTGCATGGTGGCACATGGAGACAAGCTGTATGTGATGAGGAACGGCCCTTGTGATGACTTCCTACGCTGCCTCATGGACTGTTATAACATCACCACAGGCCAGTGGACTTCTATGCCGGGACACTACGTAAACAGCCGTGGGGCACTCTTCACAGCTATGGTAAGAGGGGACTCTGCATTCACAGTGAACCGCAATCTGACTCTGGAGTACTGGATCTGTGGAGATAAGTGGAAACCCCACAAGCAGATGACAGGTTTCCCAAAGAGCGGATCACTCTGGACATGCTTGCTCAGGCTACCCAGGGTTACCGATAGAGAAGACATAAACAGTACAGATGAACCAATAGAGACTGGTGATTATGAAAACACGGATGAGAATGTGGAGATTAACacttaa